Within the Arthrobacter sp. V1I7 genome, the region ATGCCCACCGAACAGGGCTGACACCCTTGCCAGAACAAGTTTTCTTTCGACAGGACACACGAACAATGACCATTAACCGCCGTAGTTTACTGGGCGCCGGCCTTGGAGTAGCCGCAGCATCTTTGCTGCCTCTTTCCGCCGCCCAAGCGCAGATGGGAACAACTGGATCTTCCGCGACGGGCTCGCGGCCGTTGAGCACGGATCGCCGCATGCTCGGCTCACTGGAAGTCTCCGCCCTAGGGATGGGCTGCCAGAACTTCGCCGGGATGTATGGCCCGCCGACGGACTTTCAGGAGGCGGTCCGAATAATCCGCGCGGCCTATGACCGGGGCGTCACGTTCTTCGATGTCGCCGAAGTCTATGGGCCGTTCCTTGGCGAGGAGATAGTCGGCAAGGCGCTGGCGCCGATGCGCGACCAGGTGGTTATCGCCACCAAGTTCGGGTTCGACATCACGAAGAAGGGTGAGGTTCAGGGACTCAACAGCGAGCCGGAAAATATCAAGCGGGTAACCGAAGAATCGCTCCGGCGCCTGAAGACTGATTACATCGATCTCCAGTATCAACATCGTGTTGATCCCACGGTGCCCATCGAGGAGGTGGCCGGAGCGGTGCAGGAGTTGATCCGCGAGGGCAAAGTCCGCCACTTCGGCCTGTCTGCCGCGGGCGGCGCGACCATTCGCCGTGCGCATAGCGTGCAGCCGGTTACGGCGGTGCAGAACGAATACTCCATCTGGACACGCGATCCGGAGCTGGAAGCTCTCCCGACCTGTGAAGAACTGGGCATCGGTTTCGTGCCGTGGAGTCCGCTCGGGATGGGTTATCTAACCGGCACCGTAACCCCGATGGTGGTGCATGGCAC harbors:
- a CDS encoding aldo/keto reductase, with the protein product MLGSLEVSALGMGCQNFAGMYGPPTDFQEAVRIIRAAYDRGVTFFDVAEVYGPFLGEEIVGKALAPMRDQVVIATKFGFDITKKGEVQGLNSEPENIKRVTEESLRRLKTDYIDLQYQHRVDPTVPIEEVAGAVQELIREGKVRHFGLSAAGGATIRRAHSVQPVTAVQNEYSIWTRDPELEALPTCEELGIGFVPWSPLGMGYLTGTVTPMVVHGTADLRATLPRFTPEARRANWPVVELLLHVGARHQAAPGQIALAWLLARKPWIVPIPGPTTQDHMEQNMDSLQVQLTAADIEEIENGFAQIQVQGARLSEPMLAMIDTGAKLGTSSNGGHGISPLP